The following nucleotide sequence is from Pseudonocardia abyssalis.
CTCTGCGACGAACGAACACGTGACATCCTTCCCAAGCCGTACGTACGTCTGGGTGGCTATCCTGGTGCGATGCCCCGCGTCAGCACCGACCAGCTCGCGGCGCGGCGTCAGGAGATCCTCGACGGGGCCCGCACCTGCTTCGCGCGGCACGGCTACGAGGGCGCCACCGTTCGGCGGCTGGAGCAGTCCACCGGCCTGTCCCGCGGCGCGATCTTCCACTACTTCCGCGACAAGGACGCCCTGTTCCTGGCGCTGGCCGAGCAGGACGCCGAGCGGATGGCCGACGTCGTCGCCGCCGACGGCCTGGTGCAGGTCATGCGCAACCTCCTGGCCGACCCCGTCGACGAGCGCAGCTGGCTCGGTACGCGGCTGGAGGTCTCGCGGCGGCTGCGCACCGAGCCGGAGTTCCGCGAGCGCTGGAGCGCCCACTCCGCGGCCCTGACCCGCGCCACCCGCGCCCGCCTGGAGCGCCAGGCCCGGGCCGGGGCGGTGCGCGACGACGTGCCCGTCGCGGTGCTCGCACAGTACCTGGAGCTGGTGATGGAGGGCCTGGTGTCGCACCTCGCGATGGGCCTGTCCGCAGACGACCTCGGCCCGGTGCTCGACCTGGTGGAGACCGCCGTGCGCCGCTGACGCGGCCCGTGCGCGGGCCTCAGCCGACGAAGTGCCCCTCGCTGTGCCGCACGGTGCAGCCGTCGATGCCGCACTCGATCCCGCCGTCGGGCAGGTCAGGGTCGGGCTGCTGCGCGAACTGCGTCCGGTGCAGCACCGCGTACCGGCCGCCCGCGGCGATCAGCTCGTCGTGGGAGCCGCTCTCCACGACCCTCCCGTGCTCGACGACCGCGATCGTGTCGGCGCGGCGCACCGTGGAGAGCCGGTGCGCGATGACGATCGCCGTGCGCCCCGACAGGGCCTCCACCAGCGCCTCCTGCACCGCCGACTCCGACTCGGAGTCCAGGTGCGCCGTGGCCTCGTCGAGGATCACCACGCGCGGGCGGGCCAGCAGCAGCCGCGCGATCGTCAGGCGCTGGCGCTCGCCGCCGGACAGGCGGTAGCCACGCTCCCCCACCACCGTGTCGAGCCCGTCGGGCAGGCTCTCGAACAGCTCGCCGAGCCGCGCGCGGCGCAGGGCCTCGACGATCTCGGCGTCGGTGGCGTCCGGCTTGGCGTAGCGCAGGTTCTCCGCGATCGAGGAGTGGAACAGGTGCCCGTCCTGGGTGACGACGCCGACCGCGCCGCGCAGATCGGCGAAGGCCAGGTCGCGCACGTCGACGCCGGACAGCGTCACCGACCCGGAGTCGACGTCGTAGAGCCGCGGCACGAGCGAGGCGATCGTGGACTTCCCCGCCCCGGACGACCCGACGAGCGCGAGCAGCTGCCCGGCCCCCACCTCCAGGTCGACGCCGTGCAACACCTCCTCGCTGGGCCGCTGGTCCAGCACCGCGACCTCCTCCAGCGACGCGAGCGACACCTGCTCCGCGCTCGGGTAGCCGAAGCGGACGTCGCGCAGGGCGACGGTGACCGGGCCGTCGGGCAGCGGCGTCGGGTCGGGCCGCTCGCGGATCATCGGCGCCAGGTCGAGCACCTCGAACACCCGCTCGAACGACACGAGCGCCGTCATCACGTCGACGCGCGCGTTCGCCAGTGCCGTCATCGGCGTGTAGAGGCGGGTGAGCAGCAACGCGAGGGTGACGACCGTGCCCGGCTCGATCTGCCCGGTGACCGCGAGGTAGCCGCCCAGCCCGTAGACCAGGGCCTGCGCCAGTGCGGAGACCAGCGACAGCGCGGTGACGAACACGCGCGAGACCATCGCGGTGCGCACCCCGATGTCGCGGACGCGCTCGGCGCGCACCCCGAAGTCGGCGGCCTCCTCCTCCGGCCGCCCGAACAGCTTGACGAGCGTCGCCCCCGGAGCGGAGAACCGCTCGGTCATCTGCGAGCCCATGCCCGCGTTGAGGTCGGCGGACTCGCGGCGCAGGTCGGCGATGGTGCGCCCCATCCGCCGGGCCGGGAGCACGAAGATCGGGAGCAGCAGCAGGGCCAGCAGCGTGACCTGCCAGGCGAGGGTGAGCATGACGCCGAGCGCGAGGGCGAGCTGGATCGAGTTGGACAGCACGGTGGCCAGCGTCGAGGTGATCGCCGACTGGGCGCCGATGACGTCGTTGTTGAGCCGGCTGACCAGCGCGCCGGTGCGGGTGCGGGTGAAGAAGGCGACCGGCATCGTCTGGACGTGGGCGTAGACGGCCTTGCGCAGGTCGACGATCAGGCCCTCACCGATCCGGGAGGAGAACCACCGCGACACGAGCCCGGTGATCGCCTCGAGGATCGCCAGCCCCGCGATGCCCGCCGCCAGCCCGACGACGGTGGCCGCCGCCGCCGAGGCCGTCCCGCCCCCGACGATCGCGTTGACGACCTGCCCCGCGAGCACGGGCGTCGCGACGCCGATCGTCGCCATCACGACCGTGAGCAGCAGGAACGCGAACAGCCACCGGCGGTACGGGGCGGCGAAGCGCCAGATCCGCGGGATCGTGCCGGGTGCGACCGACCGCGGCGCGTCCACCCCGGCCGCGACCTTGCTCATCATCCCCACGGGCCGGTCCACGGCCACCTCCCTGACGTGCGCGCTGCGGAGCCACAACACCCGGCGCCCCTGCTGTACTCCCTACCTCCCCCGCCCCGCACCCGCGACCGCACCCCGCCGCACTCCGCCGCCCTGCGCTGCAGTGGGGTGGCTTCACTGCAGCCGGGTCGGAGTGGAGCCACCCCACTGCAACCGGGTGGGGTGGGGCCCCTCGCGGTGGCGCGGCGCGGGGTCAGCCGGTGCCCGCGGCCAGGGAGCCCAGACGGCGGATCTGGGCCCGGCGCTCCGCCGCCAGCGCCGCGGCCGGGTCCAGGCCGTCGGCCACGTCCGAGAGCAGGCGCAGCGTCTCCGCGGCGGCCTTCGGCGGGGCGGAGACCAGTGCGGTCGCGAGCTCGTCGACGGCGGCGTCGAGCTCACCGGCCGGTACCGAGCGCAGGGCCAGACCGAGCGCGACGGACTCCGCGGCCCCGACGCGGCGGCCGGTCAGGCAGATCTCGACGGCCCGGGCGTAGCCGACGGCCCGCACCAGCGGGTAGGTGCCGCCGAGGTCGGGCACGATGCCCAGTGCGGGCTCGGCCATGCAGAACTGGACGTCGTCGGCGACGACCCGCAGGTCGCAGGCCAGCGCGAGCTGGAACCCCCCGCCGATCGCGTGGCCCTGCACCGCGGCGACCGTGACCCGGGCCGGGTCGCGCAGCCACGAGAACCCGGCCTG
It contains:
- a CDS encoding TetR/AcrR family transcriptional regulator, which encodes MPRVSTDQLAARRQEILDGARTCFARHGYEGATVRRLEQSTGLSRGAIFHYFRDKDALFLALAEQDAERMADVVAADGLVQVMRNLLADPVDERSWLGTRLEVSRRLRTEPEFRERWSAHSAALTRATRARLERQARAGAVRDDVPVAVLAQYLELVMEGLVSHLAMGLSADDLGPVLDLVETAVRR
- a CDS encoding ABC transporter ATP-binding protein; the encoded protein is MSKVAAGVDAPRSVAPGTIPRIWRFAAPYRRWLFAFLLLTVVMATIGVATPVLAGQVVNAIVGGGTASAAAATVVGLAAGIAGLAILEAITGLVSRWFSSRIGEGLIVDLRKAVYAHVQTMPVAFFTRTRTGALVSRLNNDVIGAQSAITSTLATVLSNSIQLALALGVMLTLAWQVTLLALLLLPIFVLPARRMGRTIADLRRESADLNAGMGSQMTERFSAPGATLVKLFGRPEEEAADFGVRAERVRDIGVRTAMVSRVFVTALSLVSALAQALVYGLGGYLAVTGQIEPGTVVTLALLLTRLYTPMTALANARVDVMTALVSFERVFEVLDLAPMIRERPDPTPLPDGPVTVALRDVRFGYPSAEQVSLASLEEVAVLDQRPSEEVLHGVDLEVGAGQLLALVGSSGAGKSTIASLVPRLYDVDSGSVTLSGVDVRDLAFADLRGAVGVVTQDGHLFHSSIAENLRYAKPDATDAEIVEALRRARLGELFESLPDGLDTVVGERGYRLSGGERQRLTIARLLLARPRVVILDEATAHLDSESESAVQEALVEALSGRTAIVIAHRLSTVRRADTIAVVEHGRVVESGSHDELIAAGGRYAVLHRTQFAQQPDPDLPDGGIECGIDGCTVRHSEGHFVG
- a CDS encoding enoyl-CoA hydratase/isomerase family protein — encoded protein: MTLAETDLLQRGGLTLDVVGARATITLSRPESLNSQTPHTWAALAAVGESLSDDVRVVVVRGQGRAFSAGLDRSLFTPSADEPGISALGTMPPEEADLTIAGYQAGFSWLRDPARVTVAAVQGHAIGGGFQLALACDLRVVADDVQFCMAEPALGIVPDLGGTYPLVRAVGYARAVEICLTGRRVGAAESVALGLALRSVPAGELDAAVDELATALVSAPPKAAAETLRLLSDVADGLDPAAALAAERRAQIRRLGSLAAGTG